GAAGGTCATCCTCACCAAGACTCTCAGCCAAGTCAAGGGCTCGAGCGGCGTATTGAAGATCCTGAATCGATTCGATCCGGGAGATATCGTCGAAGAACCACCCACAACTGGAGAACATGAGAATGGCGCACCGCTCCATCTCAAGAGCCGTCAGAGCGATGATCGCTTCGTCCCGATCGAGTTCCCGTCCAGCTTCCTGACGCAGAAAATCGAGACGGTCCTGAAAGGAGATGGAGCAACTGAGCTCCTCAGATCGATCCCGGGTGCCCCACGGATCGGGGACGAGATTCGAAAGCTTCTCCTCGTACAGCCGATCAAGACCGACGTGGAGCTCCTCCAGTGCCGACCGAAGAGGGCCACGCCATCTCTGATGCCACCCAGGATGTCCTCCGTCAGCACACCCGCAGTCCGACCGCCAGCGCTCGACACCGTGGAAACAGCTCCAGGAAGACCGCTCAATGATCTCCACGCCAACCATGGGCGGCATCATCTCCAAAAATTGCCCGTAGACCGTCACGGAGACATCCGGCGAATTGTCGAGCTCATCCAGACACGCTGCCAGAGCCATCTCGCCAAAACGGTGATGGTGCCCGAAGGTCTCGCCATCCACGGCCACGTGCTCAAGCACCGGGTTCCCTGTATCAGGGCAGGAATCGATCATTCGCTGAGCCAGGCGACGACCATCGTCCAGTGCAGAGCCAAAAGCTATTTCCTGGGCCAGGGTGGCGTCATAGAAAAAAAGGGAGATCTCTCTACCCGAGGGAAGGCAACATCGATAGGGACGGGATATATCCACCGGACCGTCTACGGCGATCCGGGATATCTGGTGAGGAGCAAGCACGGTGAACCGAATCCCCTCTCCCGCCAGTACCTCCAAGGTTGGAAGATCGACGGCAGCCTCGGCGAGCCACATGCCCTCGGGCATACGGCCAAAACGACGACGGAAATCCGCGATCCCCCATACGATCTGAGCCCGTCGATCCCGCTCGGAGGCCAAGGGCATGATAGCGTGTCCGTAGACCTGGGCCATAGCAGGGCCATGGCCTCCAAATCGCTCCGTCCCGACCCGATCGGCGTCGATCATGGAGCGATAGACCCACGGACGATGGGTTTCAAGCCACCGAAGCAAGGTAGGGCCCACGTTGTAGCTGATGGACTCATAGCAATTTCTCATGGAGACGATTCGCCCCCGGTCGTCCAGAATTCGAGCGGCACCGTTCGGTCCGTAGCACTGATCGGTGATTCTCTCGTTCCAATCATGCCAGGGTGCCGCCGACGGCTGCTGCGGCACGACCTCAAGCCAGGGATTTTCCCTGGGGGGCTGATAAAAGTGTCCGTGGATGCACACATACCGGTTCATGGTTCACGACCTCCCTTCGCCGATCACTGGATATCTCCGTCTGGGACGAGGATCACCGCCGCCAATGGCGGAACCGTCAGCTCCAAAGAGCGAGGTTGACCATGCCACGGCATCTCTTCAGTCGCAACAGCTCCCATGTTACCCATACCACTGCCGCCATAGATCTCCGCATCGGTGTTGCAGACCTCCCGCCACAGGCCCCCTTGAGGGACACCAACCCGATACCTCGTCCGAGGCACTGGAGTAGCGTTGAGAACTGCCACTACCGGTCGAGCCCCCAGAGGACGCATCATGCTGAAGACACTCTGCCACTTGTCAGCACAGTCGATCCATCGGAACCCTTCGGGAGAATGATCTCGATGCAAAGCCTCCTCGTTTCGATAAAGCCGGTTCAGGTCGGAGACCAGTCTCAGGATCCCCCGATGCTCCTCATGTTCCAACAGATGCCAGTCCAGAGAGACCTCGTGGTCCCACTCCTTCTCCTGACCGAACTCACCACCCATGAAGAGGAGCTTCTTGCCAGGATGGACGATCATGAGGGCCAGGAGCAAGCGAAGATTGGCCCTCCTTTGCCAGAAATCACCGGGCATCTTGGACAGGAGAGATCCCTTGCCATAGACCACCTCATCGTGCGAGAGGGGAAGAATGAATCGCTCCGAGAATGCGTACCAGAGTCCAAAGGTGATCTGCTCGTGATGCCACGAACGATGTACGGGCTCCCGAAGCATATAGGACAGGGTATCGTGCATCCACCCCATATTCCACTTCATCGAGAACCCGAGTCCCCCAAGGTGAGGAGGCCCCGTGACACTTGGCCAATCGGTGGACTCCTCAGCTATGGTAACCACATCGGGGAAACTCCTGGTGATCTCCGCGTTAAGCTCCCGAAGAAAGGCAACGGCCTCCAGGTTCTCGCGACCACCGTAACGGTTTGGCTCCCACTGACCATGGGACCGTCCGTAATCCAGGTAGAGCATGGACGCCACGCCGTCCACCCGCAATCCGTCTGCATGATATCTGTCCAGCCAAAAAACGGCATTACTGATGAGGAATGATCGGACCTCGTGACGCCCGTAATCAAAGATAGCGCTGGTCCAGTGAGGATGGTATCCTCGCCGGGGATCGGGATGTTCGTATATACACGTTCCATCGAAAACCGCCAGACCGTGACCGTCGGCTGGGAAATGGGAGGGAACCCAATCGAGGACAACGGCGATGCCCTTTTGGTGCAGGTAATCGATGAGATACATGAGATCTTCCGGTGTCCCGTACCGCCCCGTGGCAGCGAAGTACCCCAGGACCTGGTATCCCCAGGAACCATAGAAAGGATGTTCCATCACAGGCATAAACTCCACAGCTGTGAACCCCGCCTCCAGAACGTAGTCGGCCAGGAGAGGGGCCACATCCCGATAGGAGAGAAAGGTATTTCCATCCCCTCGACGCCAGGAACCCAGATGGACCTCGTATACGCTCCAGGGACCGTCAGGTCCTAAACGCTCTCCCCTACAGGCCATCCATTCTTGGTCACCCCAGTCGTATTGCGGCGACCAGACCATGGAAGCGCTTCTCGGCGGGGTCTCCCACCGCTGGGCCATGGGATCACCCTTTTGGATCCATTCTCCCGAGGATATTTTGATCCCGTACTTGTAGAGAGACCCTCGGGACACACCGGGAATCCAGCCTTCCCAGAGTCCACTCTCGTCATCTCGACGAGAGAGGGAATGA
This is a stretch of genomic DNA from Dethiosulfovibrio peptidovorans. It encodes these proteins:
- a CDS encoding 1,4-alpha-glucan branching enzyme, whose protein sequence is MNWRPSDYDVFLFRQGRHYRLYDCLGARVEGAGTTFSLWAPHAWEVSVLWDGNNWTPAVHSLSRRDDESGLWEGWIPGVSRGSLYKYGIKISSGEWIQKGDPMAQRWETPPRSASMVWSPQYDWGDQEWMACRGERLGPDGPWSVYEVHLGSWRRGDGNTFLSYRDVAPLLADYVLEAGFTAVEFMPVMEHPFYGSWGYQVLGYFAATGRYGTPEDLMYLIDYLHQKGIAVVLDWVPSHFPADGHGLAVFDGTCIYEHPDPRRGYHPHWTSAIFDYGRHEVRSFLISNAVFWLDRYHADGLRVDGVASMLYLDYGRSHGQWEPNRYGGRENLEAVAFLRELNAEITRSFPDVVTIAEESTDWPSVTGPPHLGGLGFSMKWNMGWMHDTLSYMLREPVHRSWHHEQITFGLWYAFSERFILPLSHDEVVYGKGSLLSKMPGDFWQRRANLRLLLALMIVHPGKKLLFMGGEFGQEKEWDHEVSLDWHLLEHEEHRGILRLVSDLNRLYRNEEALHRDHSPEGFRWIDCADKWQSVFSMMRPLGARPVVAVLNATPVPRTRYRVGVPQGGLWREVCNTDAEIYGGSGMGNMGAVATEEMPWHGQPRSLELTVPPLAAVILVPDGDIQ
- a CDS encoding glycoside hydrolase, producing MNRYVCIHGHFYQPPRENPWLEVVPQQPSAAPWHDWNERITDQCYGPNGAARILDDRGRIVSMRNCYESISYNVGPTLLRWLETHRPWVYRSMIDADRVGTERFGGHGPAMAQVYGHAIMPLASERDRRAQIVWGIADFRRRFGRMPEGMWLAEAAVDLPTLEVLAGEGIRFTVLAPHQISRIAVDGPVDISRPYRCCLPSGREISLFFYDATLAQEIAFGSALDDGRRLAQRMIDSCPDTGNPVLEHVAVDGETFGHHHRFGEMALAACLDELDNSPDVSVTVYGQFLEMMPPMVGVEIIERSSWSCFHGVERWRSDCGCADGGHPGWHQRWRGPLRSALEELHVGLDRLYEEKLSNLVPDPWGTRDRSEELSCSISFQDRLDFLRQEAGRELDRDEAIIALTALEMERCAILMFSSCGWFFDDISRIESIQDLQYAARALDLAESLGEDDLRGRFLSALEGAPSNVPEFLNGRRVFSCFVEPESMDLCRIAAHWGLYSLLGMDSQCTDFPFVRPLDVVLDKISLPDGKACLGTVSLQSNRTGQLGTFIVLALWRGGRRALCGSHPLDDMSPQSLLNAVKDGVSEGDLREIQRIFGHRLYSVRHLFRESRGRVLSRLTRISEDELMDTAGPLVVRDESLLLVHGSGGRALRLAATVLLDHRLSVGLRQDAPDYEGLEKLIRWGQRLGLSLDRQRFEAEAWRKIHQFVGMLRAPQNRDRGIQGLIKLLDLVDLADVKLELWLLQKEIYPLLKNGEQRGLLSELARRVGIFVEAANVL